A genomic segment from Pectinophora gossypiella chromosome 3, ilPecGoss1.1, whole genome shotgun sequence encodes:
- the LOC126380308 gene encoding uncharacterized protein LOC126380308 isoform X1 yields MSEDQKPKKLSGMSCPQPMLMTGNLAQQWKKWVQSFKFYMRASGMDEESDGRKVALFLHVIGEKGVDVFNTFGKDEDKVKYDELIELFQNHFAPKANLTYECHNFFTYKQSENESLDDFACALKLRSQNCELGKLQERLVKIMFICNMHQKYNYIRERLLLEDKLDLDKALEVAKAMLASRHQTDALTAEQSSVMYNKTQSRSKSNTRNKSQQQQSKKEVCTKCNQVHRHKCPALSQVCRNCNKVGHFAVCCRSKSKSVKYVESDNNTHQVQSEKQDLFIGHIQSSSSSEWTINININKSQVNCIIDTGSDVNIMSKNVYDSLNIKKVLSKTDIKIKSYTGNSLEVLGQQNLQCKLQLNGTYMTKQINFVIANVNSPTVLGKITCSEIGLIKRVFCVESTNSHMSENNDSQLSFETNQNESKSCHVICPEAMKSQSVQSSQSQSSQSQSSQSQDINLSKLIEYNNSVFTGLGCLPGECVISTNPDVKPKVDAPRKVPFALHQRLQEELEKMENMDVIVKVTEPTEWTWFAPRSLVQNSTQL; encoded by the exons ATGTCGGAAGATCAAAAACCCAAGAAATTATCGGGAATGTCATGTCCGCAGCCCATGTTGATGACTGGTAATTTAGCACAACAATGGAAGAAATGGGTGCAATCCTTCAAATTTTACATGCGCGCGTCCGGCATGGATGAAGAAAGCGATGGCAGAAAGGTAGCTTTATTTTTACATGTCATTGGGGAAAAAGGTGTGGATGTATTTAACACGTTCGGAAAAGACGAAGACAAAGTTAAATACGACGAGCTCATCGAGTTGTTTCAAAATCATTTTGCCCCAAAAGCTAACCTAACTTATGAATGTCACAATTTTTTCACATATAAACAAAGTGAAAACGAGTCGCTGGATGATTTTGCATGTGCACTAAAACTAAGGTCTCAAAACTGCGAGCTAGGAAAACTGCAGGAACGTCTTGTCAAAATAATGTTCATATGCAACATGCATCAAAAGTACAACTATATCCGAGAAAGACTTTTGCTTGAAGACAAGCTAGATCTTGACAAGGCCTTAGAAGTGGCAAAAGCCATGCTAGCTTCAAGACATCAGACAGATGCATTGACAGCAGAACAAAGTTCAGTCATGTATAATAAAACTCAGTCAAGGTCTAAGtcaaatacaagaaataaaagtcAACAACAACAGTCAAAAAAGGAAGTCTGTACAAAATGTAATCAAGTCCATCGTCACAAGTGTCCAGCATTGTCTCAAGTCTGCAGAAATTGCAATAAAGTCGGTCATTTTGCAGTATGTTGTCGGTCCAAGTCGAAGTCAGTCAAGTATGTCGAGTCAGATAACAACACCCATCAGGTACAGTCAGAAAAACAAGATTTATTCATTGGTCATATACAGTCGTCATCGTCAAGTGAGTggacaataaatataaacataaataagtcACAAGTGAATTGTATTATTGATACAGGCAGTGATGTCAACATAATGTCAAAAAACGTCTATGATTCACTTAATATCAAAAAGGTATTGTCTAAAACTGATATTAAAATTAAGTCATACACTGGTAATAGTCTAGAAGTACTAGGTCAACAAAATTTACAATGTAAATTACAATTGAATGGCACCTACatgacaaaacaaattaattttgttattgcaaATGTGAATTCTCCAACTGTGTTAGGTAAAATTACTTGCTCAGAAATTGGATtaataaaaagagttttttgTGTCGAGTCTACAAATAGTCACATGTCAGAAAATAATGATAGTCAATTGTCATTTGAAACAAatcaaaacgagtcaaagtcaTGTCATGTAATTTGTCCTGAAGCCATGAAAAGTCAGTCAGTACAGTCAAGTCAGTCACAGTCAAGTCAGTCACAGTCAAGTCAGTCACAAGATATAAATTTGTCTAAACtaattgaatataataattcTGTTTTTACCGGTCTTGGATGTCTTCCTGGTGAGTGTGTCATAAGTACAAATCCTGATGTCAAGCCAAAAGTCGATGCACCAAGGAAGGTACCATTCGCTCTACATCAAAGGCTTCAAGAAGAATTGGAGAAAATGGAAAACATGGATGTCATTGTCAAGGTCACAGAGCCAACTGAGTGG ACATGGTTCGCGCCAAGGTCGCTGGTGCAAAATTCTACTCAACTTTAG
- the LOC126380449 gene encoding bifunctional phosphoribosylaminoimidazole carboxylase/phosphoribosylaminoimidazole succinocarboxamide synthetase — MAHPKEVGSYKLGKLIIEGKTKQVFDLPEQPGHCLLLNKDRITAGDGVKAHDMEGKAAISNQTNAKVFEILKAAGLKTAFVKMASPTAFLSKKCDMIPIEWVTRRLATGSFLKRNPGVPEGFRFTPPKQETFFKDDANHDPQWSEEQIVSAKFKINGLEIGQDEVDYMRRSTILVFEILEKAWALRDCALIDMKIEFGVDTEGNILLADVIDSDSWRLWPSGDKRLMVDKQVYRNLANVTAADLDTVKRNFSWVKDQLDHLKPTVHHKVVVFMGSPADQEHCQKIAKAASDLGLDVDLRVTSAHKATEETLRIMQQYEDTHGALVFIAVAGRSNGLGPVLSGNTSYPVINCPPPSDKLVQDIWSSLSVPSGLGCATVIYPDSAALMAAQIIGLQDYLVWARLRVKQLEMAASLRKADQKLRNLKF; from the exons TCGGCAGCTACAAGCTGGGTAAGCTCATCATCGAGGGTAAGACGAAGCAAGTCTTCGACCTTCCAGAGCAGCCTGGACACTGCCTGTTGCTCAACAAGGACCGCATCACCGCCGGCGATGGTGTCAAGGCCCACGACATGGAGGGCAAGGCCGCCATCTCCAACCAGACCAATGCTAAAGTCTTCGAAATCCTCAAGGCTGCTG GCCTCAAAACTGCTTTCGTCAAGATGGCATCCCCGACTGCCTTCCTCTCGAAGAAATGCGACATGATCCCAATTGAATGGGTGACTCGTCGCTTGGCCACTGGCTCCTTCCTCAAGCGCAACCCTGGCGTGCCAGAAGGATTCCGCTTCACACCGCCCAAGCAGGAGACCTTCTTCAAGGACGATGCCAACCATGACCCTCAGTGGTCTGAGGAGCAGATCGTTTCTGCCAAGTTCAAGATCAACGGGCTTGAAATCG GTCAGGACGAGGTGGACTACATGAGGCGATCCACGATCCTGGTCTTCGAGATCCTTGAGAAGGCATGGGCGCTCCGCGACTGCGCGCTTATAGACATGAAGATCGAGTTTGGAGTTGATACTGAGG GTAACATACTCTTGGCTGACGTCATTGACTCCGACTCCTGGCGACTGTGGCCCTCGGGAGACAAGCGTCTTATGGTGGACAAGCAG GTATACAGAAACCTAGCGAACGTAACTGCGGCGGACCTGGACACTGTGAAGCGCAACTTCTCCTGGGTGAAGGACCAACTGGACCATCTGAAGCCCACCGTGCACCACAAGGTTGTCGTCTTCATGGGCTCGCCTGCCGATCAGGAGCATTGCCAGAAGATCGCTAAAG CTGCCAGCGACCTTGGCCTGGACGTGGACCTCCGCGTGACGTCAGCTCACAAAGCAACCGAAGAGACACTACGTATCATGCAACAGTACGAAGACACTCACGGAGCGCTGGTGTTCATCGCCGTCGCGGGCCGCTCCAACGGCCTCGGGCCTGTGCTGTCTGGCAACACTTCCTACCCCGTCATCAACTGCCCACCGCCTTCCGATAAACTTGTCCAG GACATCTGGTCGTCACTATCCGTGCCATCCGGGCTTGGTTGCGCCACCGTGATCTACCCGGACAGCGCCGCCCTAATGGCTGCACAAATCATCGGTCTGCAGGACTACCTCGTCTGGGCCCGCCTCCGCGTCAAGCAACTAGAAATGGCCGCCTCACTCAGAAAAGCCGACCAGAAGCTCAGAAACCTGAAATTCTAG
- the LOC126380308 gene encoding uncharacterized protein LOC126380308 isoform X2 — MSEDQKPKKLSGMSCPQPMLMTGNLAQQWKKWVQSFKFYMRASGMDEESDGRKVALFLHVIGEKGVDVFNTFGKDEDKVKYDELIELFQNHFAPKANLTYECHNFFTYKQSENESLDDFACALKLRSQNCELGKLQERLVKIMFICNMHQKYNYIRERLLLEDKLDLDKALEVAKAMLASRHQTDALTAEQSSVMYNKTQSRSKSNTRNKSQQQQSKKEVCTKCNQVHRHKCPALSQVCRNCNKVGHFAVCCRSKSKSVKYVESDNNTHQVQSEKQDLFIGHIQSSSSSEWTINININKSQVNCIIDTGSDVNIMSKNVYDSLNIKKVLSKTDIKIKSYTGNSLEVLGQQNLQCKLQLNGTYMTKQINFVIANVNSPTVLGKITCSEIGLIKRVFCVESTNSHMSENNDSQLSFETNQNESKSCHVICPEAMKSQSVQSSQSQSSQSQSSQSQDINLSKLIEYNNSVFTGLGCLPGECVISTNPDVKPKVDAPRKVPFALHQRLQEELEKMENMDVIVKVTEPTEWNVYNG; from the exons ATGTCGGAAGATCAAAAACCCAAGAAATTATCGGGAATGTCATGTCCGCAGCCCATGTTGATGACTGGTAATTTAGCACAACAATGGAAGAAATGGGTGCAATCCTTCAAATTTTACATGCGCGCGTCCGGCATGGATGAAGAAAGCGATGGCAGAAAGGTAGCTTTATTTTTACATGTCATTGGGGAAAAAGGTGTGGATGTATTTAACACGTTCGGAAAAGACGAAGACAAAGTTAAATACGACGAGCTCATCGAGTTGTTTCAAAATCATTTTGCCCCAAAAGCTAACCTAACTTATGAATGTCACAATTTTTTCACATATAAACAAAGTGAAAACGAGTCGCTGGATGATTTTGCATGTGCACTAAAACTAAGGTCTCAAAACTGCGAGCTAGGAAAACTGCAGGAACGTCTTGTCAAAATAATGTTCATATGCAACATGCATCAAAAGTACAACTATATCCGAGAAAGACTTTTGCTTGAAGACAAGCTAGATCTTGACAAGGCCTTAGAAGTGGCAAAAGCCATGCTAGCTTCAAGACATCAGACAGATGCATTGACAGCAGAACAAAGTTCAGTCATGTATAATAAAACTCAGTCAAGGTCTAAGtcaaatacaagaaataaaagtcAACAACAACAGTCAAAAAAGGAAGTCTGTACAAAATGTAATCAAGTCCATCGTCACAAGTGTCCAGCATTGTCTCAAGTCTGCAGAAATTGCAATAAAGTCGGTCATTTTGCAGTATGTTGTCGGTCCAAGTCGAAGTCAGTCAAGTATGTCGAGTCAGATAACAACACCCATCAGGTACAGTCAGAAAAACAAGATTTATTCATTGGTCATATACAGTCGTCATCGTCAAGTGAGTggacaataaatataaacataaataagtcACAAGTGAATTGTATTATTGATACAGGCAGTGATGTCAACATAATGTCAAAAAACGTCTATGATTCACTTAATATCAAAAAGGTATTGTCTAAAACTGATATTAAAATTAAGTCATACACTGGTAATAGTCTAGAAGTACTAGGTCAACAAAATTTACAATGTAAATTACAATTGAATGGCACCTACatgacaaaacaaattaattttgttattgcaaATGTGAATTCTCCAACTGTGTTAGGTAAAATTACTTGCTCAGAAATTGGATtaataaaaagagttttttgTGTCGAGTCTACAAATAGTCACATGTCAGAAAATAATGATAGTCAATTGTCATTTGAAACAAatcaaaacgagtcaaagtcaTGTCATGTAATTTGTCCTGAAGCCATGAAAAGTCAGTCAGTACAGTCAAGTCAGTCACAGTCAAGTCAGTCACAGTCAAGTCAGTCACAAGATATAAATTTGTCTAAACtaattgaatataataattcTGTTTTTACCGGTCTTGGATGTCTTCCTGGTGAGTGTGTCATAAGTACAAATCCTGATGTCAAGCCAAAAGTCGATGCACCAAGGAAGGTACCATTCGCTCTACATCAAAGGCTTCAAGAAGAATTGGAGAAAATGGAAAACATGGATGTCATTGTCAAGGTCACAGAGCCAACTGAGTGG AACGTCTACAATGGCTAA